The Leptolyngbya sp. CCY15150 genome contains the following window.
CAGGCAGACGCCGGTTTGGTCACCGCGAACGACGAGGGTTTTAAACACCTGCTGGGGCGGAAGGCCGATGCCGGCGGCGGCCTTCTCGGCATCTAGGTCAGCGGGATCATAGTCGTAGGTACGTAGCTCGTAGGGGATGCCGAGGCGATCGAGGGATCGAGCAGCGTTGGTTTTCTGAACCATGGGCTACCCCTCAAGACGGCCAACCGGCTTCGGCTTGCTGCAATACATAGGCCGCAACGTCGTAGATCTCTTGACTGGAGAGGCGATCGCCATAGCCAGACATGGGCATTTTCCCCTGAGTCACGATAGTAGCGATCGCCTCTAGATCGTCCATGTGGTAGCGCTGCAGAGCCCGCTGCTTGAGAGACTTTCCTCGACGGATAATGTTGCCTCCCTGGGCATGGCATCCGGCACAGTTGGCGGCAAAAACCACGGCTCCTCGATCGGGATTAGGGCTGCTGTCTGCTTGGGCCCAGACGGGGCTAACGCCAATGCTCAGGATCAAGAGTCCACTGATCAAGAGAGCGATCGCTCCCGGTAGCGAATAGCGCTTGCTCCACGGAGTCATAGCTCTGATCCCCGGAAATAGGAGGTTTTGTCGTTGTTGCATGATGCCAGTTGTGACCTGCGTTTCAAACATTGTGGGTTCTATGGCCCTAAGAGACCTTCATGGTGTGATTAATATCACAGCTAAGACTGATCTTCATCAATCTAAAGAACTTGTAAACCTTGGATAGTATAGACAGCCATAGCTCAGTCCATGTTGTCTCTAGCTGTACCTATCGTAATGATCGATCGTCTTGTTACGTCTGCCTTCGAAACAGGTTGTCTCAGTGTGGAGTCTGAAGCGTTGATTCGCCAAGTGTTGGCGGCGCGTACCTATCGCGTTTCTGACTTGGAGCGACTGCAGCAGCTTAGGGATGCGGTGCAGTCTGGACGGGTGAAACGCGAGGCAACGGGTCGGTTTGAGCGAATTCTAGAAGTTTGTCGATAGGCTGGGTCGCCCCACGCGCATTATGGGGAGCGATCGCCTTCGCTATCGTTTTAAGTCGCTAGACTCCATGACATGAAGCTACGCTGCTGGGTTTCGGCTACGCTCAATCCTCGTCTCATAGGAATTTGAGCCAATAGTTACGTCTCACCCCTTAAGACAGTCTTCGCTAAAGCTTCGATACAGATTGACGACGGCTACACATGGGCTCTATCCCAAGCAATGAATGGGACAGGGGCTGATAGGTCAGGTGCAGGGTCGCTAACCCCTAGGAATCTTCGAGCTGCTTGACCGACACATCAATAGCATCTACGTCCACCGTTCCCGGCGGTGTTAGGCGCTGAAACGTTCTGTTTTCTACCACCAGCGGTTCCCCGCAGTTTGGGCAAGCCAACTGCATGTTGTTGAACCCAGCTAAAGAACTGCTACATACGGGACATTGCCCTTCCACCAAGTTGCGCTTGAGCCACCAGCGAAACACCAGCACCGCCACAATGGGTGCCAGGATCAGCAATCCTAGGAAGATGAAGAATGACTTCACTAACCACCCTAGCCCAATGATGCCCAGAAACCAGATGATGGCAAAGGTTGTAATCCAAAATCTGAGGCCAGACAGGTTCACTTGCAGATTGCTAAAGCTACTTTGCTTCACGGGGGATTCTCCTGCACGATAAGCAGTTCTAGTCCGAGGTTTCGCCAACTACCGAGGACGACGGGCTCAAACGGACTGCGGTGGTCTAACCTTAGTCTACGAAATTCGGCCCTTCTTGTCGCAAGGCATGAAGGACGGATGCCCGCCCTTGCCTGAGGGGCAAGGATGGGCAACGGTTTGGGTCAACAGGGGAGCTGTAACAATGGGTTACAGGATCCGTTGCGACGCTTACGACTCGTCAGTCACGCGCACCGAAAGACGCAGGGTGCCGGTTGTGGAGTCGGGCGATCGCCACCCCCGCAGATGATCGCGCACCTGTTGAATGAAGCTCAGGTCTTCTAAGGTCGAGGCTTGGTCATCCAGCAAGACTTGCTGCACGCTGCCGTTGACTAAGCGCAGTTCCATCAGTACTATCCCGGAGAGGCGATCGCTGATGTAAAGATCCTGTAAATACTGATCTAGGTTGGTGTAGATGTCATCGCTGTTGGTTAGGGCAACGCCATCAAGGGTGAGATCGATGATTTCCAAACGTATATTATCGACCTCTAGGCTCGAAGAACGTGACTCAAGCTCCCAAGATGGCATGGACTGAGGGATCGATCTAGTGGGTTGGCGACCTAAACCAGCGGAGAAGGGTGCTGCTGAGGGCGGCGGTGCTGCGAGGGAGCCAAACATGAGGTCATTGTCATCGAAGTCAAAGGCAGGGCCAAAAATGCCTTCATAGCTGACGCCGTCGGGTAACTCCACCGGGACTTCTACGGTGCGGCGAGTGCCATCGGGGTCAACACGCACTTCGTCGGTGACAGCGACAAAGGCGGTGTATTGCGACAGCAGCCGATAGGCCAGTGCCGTTTGGGTGACGGCGTTGACGCCCTCCACGGTTTCCATGCCATAGAGCTGGTTCATTAAGTCTTTGATGCGGGCCCGTCCCCAGAGTTGGGCGATCGCTCCCTGGGATGGCCCACTCTCGAAATTAACCGCTAGGGTTTCATCAAAGGGAACGCCCCCTGCTGCCACGCCGCGAATGCGCAGCACACCGGATTGTCCGTCGGTTTTCCGCCCAAAGATGACGAGGGGCTGTTCGGCAAATAGGTCGGGAATGGCGGAGGGATAGATCTCAGGGGCGTCGCCCTCGCCTTCCCAGGTCACTTCAATGTTGGTAAGAACAGGATTGTTGATCTGACGGAAGAAGCGATCGGCGACCTCTCCGGAGGGTTCATCCTGGCGAATCACCTGGGAGGTGCCGCGTCCGGCCTCGGCTAGGCGATCTAAGAGGAAGCGATTGACGGAACTGCCTACCCCAAAGCTATAGAGCCGGTTGCCTGGCTCTAGGCGTTGCTGCACTTCGGCGATAATCTCAGCGTCGTTGCCAATATAACCATCGGTTAGCAGCACCACGCTACGCAGCCGTCCTTCTGGGGCAGGGGGAAAGTCAAGCACGGCTCGGATGCCGTTCAACAGTTCGGTGCCGCCATTAGCGGTGAGTTGATCGACGTAGGCGATCGCTCTCCGACGGTTTTCGGGAGTATTGGGCAGGGGCGTGGCGGAGAGCTGCTCGGTGGTGTTGGCAAAGTCGATGATTGTAAAGGTGTCGTTGGGATTGAGTCCATTAATCATGCGGCGCATGAGTTCCTGGGACTTCAGGAGAGGATCGCCCATCTGGGAGCCGGAGGTATCCATCAAAAACACCACATCTTTAGGAACGATGGCGGTGCTGGGATAGTCGATGGCGGGGATCAGGTAGGCCGCAAAG
Protein-coding sequences here:
- a CDS encoding c-type cytochrome, translating into MTPWSKRYSLPGAIALLISGLLILSIGVSPVWAQADSSPNPDRGAVVFAANCAGCHAQGGNIIRRGKSLKQRALQRYHMDDLEAIATIVTQGKMPMSGYGDRLSSQEIYDVAAYVLQQAEAGWPS
- a CDS encoding VIT domain-containing protein, with translation MKLMYVLPAVVIVGLLGLARDRGNLVTAQTAPAVRSTPGEPRMAAPDTSTLGGLYVQNEGGSQVFPLIHTDVQAQVTGNVARVEVTQTFENPFEDPLEAIYVFPLPDEAAVDDMEIRIGDRVIRGDIKPREEAQAIYQQAIDEGRTAGLLEQERANIFTQSLANILPGEQIDVTIRYTESLTFEGAHYEFVFPMVVGPRYIPGPATVTGNTPQVPDATRITPPVIPPEQRSGHDIQVTVNLDAGVPITNVTSPSHTIQTTPRGREVHVQLDAADTIPNQDLILRYQVMSDRPQATVLTQRHEEGGHFAAYLIPAIDYPSTAIVPKDVVFLMDTSGSQMGDPLLKSQELMRRMINGLNPNDTFTIIDFANTTEQLSATPLPNTPENRRRAIAYVDQLTANGGTELLNGIRAVLDFPPAPEGRLRSVVLLTDGYIGNDAEIIAEVQQRLEPGNRLYSFGVGSSVNRFLLDRLAEAGRGTSQVIRQDEPSGEVADRFFRQINNPVLTNIEVTWEGEGDAPEIYPSAIPDLFAEQPLVIFGRKTDGQSGVLRIRGVAAGGVPFDETLAVNFESGPSQGAIAQLWGRARIKDLMNQLYGMETVEGVNAVTQTALAYRLLSQYTAFVAVTDEVRVDPDGTRRTVEVPVELPDGVSYEGIFGPAFDFDDNDLMFGSLAAPPPSAAPFSAGLGRQPTRSIPQSMPSWELESRSSSLEVDNIRLEIIDLTLDGVALTNSDDIYTNLDQYLQDLYISDRLSGIVLMELRLVNGSVQQVLLDDQASTLEDLSFIQQVRDHLRGWRSPDSTTGTLRLSVRVTDES